In Actinoplanes sp. NBC_00393, a single genomic region encodes these proteins:
- a CDS encoding GGDEF domain-containing protein, protein MTLEVAAELDDLENHEGHDVAALLARATAVLDAAERLGDVVLGHRARLVQADMRRREGDVDHAARVFISTHQWARRHDCRPLLARSHFHLALTFHYLGDHAASLEHALNAVELLGDDESPGLRIIHLIRLANSLAENGSTDEARERYRQAERIAVEIGDLTRQLLVLNNLAYTELEAGNAATALAAVDRMYGAAAAIGRDLLIVERDTVANIHISAGRYAEAEAILRDLDDAPNWYETHDAADAALTLTVAQRHLGAYDRAQDSLDRCRRLCAEHQLTGVAVRLLAEQAELYAATGDYQAAFEEYKSFHAESEQLRSSQLEARARARQAIFETAEARRDAERYREQARRDPLTGLYNRRYVDERLPDTLSRAAADGVPVTVSLLDLDHFKRINDTLSHDTGDRVLMAVAELVAGFTGDGFLARMGGEEFLLVLPGVGAGEAPHLLDTVRRRVAAYGWAPITGELPVTVSIGSVSTEGYAGASQADLLAEADRCLYAAKHAGRDRVVTSPG, encoded by the coding sequence GTGACCCTGGAAGTAGCCGCCGAACTCGATGACCTCGAGAACCACGAGGGTCATGACGTGGCGGCCCTACTCGCCCGGGCCACCGCCGTTCTGGACGCGGCGGAGCGGCTCGGCGACGTCGTGCTGGGCCACCGGGCCCGGCTCGTGCAGGCCGACATGCGGCGCCGCGAGGGCGACGTCGACCACGCGGCCCGGGTCTTCATCAGCACCCACCAGTGGGCACGGCGGCACGACTGCCGGCCACTGCTGGCCCGCAGTCATTTCCACCTGGCGCTCACCTTCCACTACCTGGGCGACCACGCGGCCAGCCTGGAGCACGCGCTCAACGCGGTGGAACTGCTGGGCGACGACGAGTCGCCCGGGCTGCGGATCATCCACCTGATCCGGCTGGCCAACTCGCTCGCCGAGAACGGGTCGACCGACGAGGCCCGGGAACGCTACCGGCAGGCGGAACGGATCGCCGTCGAGATCGGGGACCTGACCCGGCAGCTGCTGGTTCTGAACAATCTGGCGTACACCGAACTGGAAGCCGGCAATGCCGCCACCGCGCTGGCCGCCGTCGACCGGATGTACGGCGCGGCTGCGGCCATCGGCCGTGACCTGCTGATCGTCGAGCGCGACACGGTCGCCAACATCCACATCAGCGCCGGACGGTACGCCGAGGCCGAGGCGATCCTGCGCGACCTGGACGACGCGCCGAACTGGTACGAGACGCACGACGCCGCCGACGCCGCCCTCACGTTGACGGTTGCGCAGCGGCACCTGGGCGCCTACGACCGGGCGCAGGACAGCCTCGACCGCTGTCGCCGGCTGTGCGCCGAGCACCAGCTGACCGGCGTCGCGGTCCGCCTGCTGGCCGAGCAGGCCGAACTGTACGCGGCGACCGGCGACTACCAGGCCGCGTTCGAGGAGTACAAGAGCTTCCACGCGGAGAGCGAGCAGCTGCGCTCGTCGCAGCTGGAGGCGCGGGCCCGGGCCCGGCAGGCGATCTTCGAGACCGCGGAGGCCCGCCGGGACGCCGAACGCTACCGCGAGCAGGCCCGCCGCGACCCGCTCACCGGCCTCTACAACCGCCGCTACGTCGACGAGCGGCTGCCGGACACGCTGAGCAGGGCGGCCGCCGACGGCGTTCCGGTGACCGTGTCGCTGCTCGACCTGGACCACTTCAAACGGATCAACGACACGCTGTCGCACGACACCGGCGACCGGGTGCTGATGGCCGTCGCCGAGCTGGTCGCGGGCTTCACCGGCGACGGCTTCCTGGCCCGGATGGGCGGCGAGGAGTTCCTGCTGGTCCTGCCGGGGGTGGGCGCGGGGGAGGCGCCGCATCTGCTGGACACCGTGCGGCGCCGGGTCGCCGCCTACGGCTGGGCGCCGATCACCGGGGAGCTGCCGGTCACGGTCAGCATCGGGTCGGTGAGCACCGAGGGGTACGCCGGAGCGAGCCAGGCGGATCTGCTGGCCGAGGCGGACCGTTGCCTGTACGCCGCCAAGCACGCCGGCCGTGACCGGGTAGTCACCTCCCCGGGGTGA
- a CDS encoding STAS/SEC14 domain-containing protein has protein sequence MIEELGGLPDGVLGFRFAGPVTREEYLGVFRPPLQAALEGGQGIRLVLVIDQDFGWFQPGAFWEDLKFGLGPGTEHHKAWERMAIVSDADWVRHALGLFGFLVPGAARVFPGTGLDEAKAWLAA, from the coding sequence GTGATCGAGGAGCTCGGTGGGCTGCCGGACGGCGTACTGGGCTTCCGGTTCGCCGGGCCGGTGACCCGGGAGGAGTATCTCGGCGTCTTTCGGCCGCCGTTGCAGGCCGCGCTCGAAGGCGGCCAGGGGATCCGGCTGGTCCTGGTCATCGACCAGGACTTCGGCTGGTTCCAGCCGGGCGCGTTCTGGGAGGACCTGAAGTTCGGTCTCGGGCCGGGCACCGAGCACCACAAGGCGTGGGAGCGGATGGCGATCGTCTCCGACGCCGACTGGGTCCGGCACGCGCTCGGCCTGTTCGGCTTCCTGGTGCCCGGTGCGGCGCGGGTGTTCCCCGGTACCGGCCTGGACGAGGCGAAGGCCTGGCTGGCCGCCTGA
- a CDS encoding aromatic ring-opening dioxygenase LigA has protein sequence MAATTRRGGAAPLLGLLVIIAGAIFFVAGVATYSVVSSTLADQKITVSDDADWFAGQHVTQPWQAYSEAMVIGKHASEMAGGKTYAELPRDDPNRESVMTASFLQASLFTSVVAFGVALLAAGLGIVLVLIGVALRRLAGQPAG, from the coding sequence ATGGCAGCCACCACGCGCCGGGGCGGAGCGGCCCCGCTACTCGGACTCCTGGTGATCATCGCGGGCGCGATCTTCTTCGTGGCCGGCGTGGCCACCTACAGCGTGGTCAGCTCGACACTGGCCGACCAGAAGATCACCGTGTCGGACGACGCCGACTGGTTCGCCGGTCAGCACGTCACCCAGCCATGGCAGGCGTACTCCGAGGCCATGGTGATCGGCAAGCACGCCAGCGAGATGGCCGGCGGCAAGACGTACGCGGAGCTGCCACGCGACGACCCCAACCGGGAGTCCGTGATGACGGCGTCGTTCCTGCAGGCCTCGCTGTTCACCTCGGTGGTCGCCTTCGGCGTCGCGCTGCTGGCCGCCGGCCTCGGCATCGTCCTGGTGCTGATCGGCGTCGCGCTGCGCCGCCTGGCCGGTCAGCCCGCCGGGTAG
- a CDS encoding flavodoxin family protein, with protein MTATLKALVLGCSLKKSPAPSSSELLGREVLAALSDHDVDGELIRIVDHDVRFGVSTDEGDGDEWPAIREKLLASDILVIATPIWMGQPSSVCKMVLERLDAELSETDEQGRLLTYGKVAVVAVVGNEDGAHHVTAEVIQALNDVGFTIPAAGGTYWVGEAMQTVNYDQAGPKPDTTGKATKTLAVNAAHLAKLLAAQPYPAG; from the coding sequence ATGACTGCCACCCTGAAAGCTCTGGTCCTCGGATGTTCGCTGAAGAAGTCGCCGGCCCCGTCCAGTTCGGAACTGCTCGGCCGGGAGGTGCTGGCCGCGCTGTCCGACCACGACGTCGACGGTGAGCTGATCCGGATCGTCGACCACGACGTGCGGTTCGGGGTGTCCACCGACGAGGGTGACGGCGACGAGTGGCCGGCGATCCGGGAGAAGCTGCTGGCCTCCGACATCCTGGTGATCGCGACGCCGATCTGGATGGGCCAGCCGTCCAGCGTCTGCAAGATGGTCCTGGAGCGGCTGGACGCCGAATTGTCCGAGACCGACGAGCAGGGGCGGCTGCTGACCTACGGCAAGGTGGCCGTGGTGGCGGTGGTCGGCAACGAGGACGGCGCGCACCACGTCACGGCCGAGGTGATCCAGGCGCTGAACGACGTCGGGTTCACCATCCCGGCGGCGGGCGGCACCTACTGGGTGGGCGAGGCGATGCAGACCGTGAACTACGACCAGGCCGGGCCGAAGCCCGACACCACCGGCAAGGCGACCAAGACCCTGGCTGTGAACGCGGCACACCTCGCCAAGCTGCTGGCGGCCCAGCCCTACCCGGCGGGCTGA
- a CDS encoding PaaI family thioesterase, translated as MDLTDLARSLLGPIPAHRTMGLEVLRAADTVGVVAVQVRPKLTNVIGSLHSSGLITLIDAAGLAAIISAAPSAAAFEGIVPLGGAASLRFRAPARGRLIATCALDDEARQELAEIFAGATRVRFTTTTTITGENGAVVCEGSFHWSVSCTVPAAKPFQENRFPVAEGSGSLAR; from the coding sequence ATGGACCTGACCGATCTGGCCCGATCGCTGCTCGGCCCGATCCCGGCACACCGGACGATGGGTCTGGAAGTGCTGCGGGCCGCGGACACCGTCGGCGTGGTCGCGGTGCAGGTCCGGCCGAAGCTGACCAACGTCATCGGCTCCCTGCACTCCAGCGGCCTGATCACGTTGATCGACGCGGCCGGGCTCGCGGCCATCATCTCCGCCGCACCCAGCGCGGCGGCCTTCGAGGGCATCGTGCCGCTGGGCGGTGCCGCGTCGCTGCGGTTCCGTGCGCCCGCACGCGGCCGCCTGATCGCCACCTGCGCCCTGGACGACGAGGCTCGTCAGGAGCTCGCCGAGATCTTCGCCGGGGCCACCCGGGTCCGGTTCACCACCACGACCACGATCACCGGCGAGAACGGAGCGGTGGTCTGCGAGGGCAGCTTCCACTGGAGTGTGAGCTGCACCGTTCCGGCTGCGAAGCCGTTCCAGGAAAACCGCTTCCCCGTGGCCGAGGGTTCGGGCAGCCTGGCCCGGTGA
- a CDS encoding GNAT family N-acetyltransferase has product MTDDPAPRVRIVHLTLPVFRALAEGDLAAANAAGPVPASAYLAGPECRPVWAMRVRQCETDPASAGWVTGIIWDEERTLAVGRAGFHEPPDGSGMVEIGYAVDPAHRRRGYARAALEALLQRAAADPHIHRVRVSISPGNEPSYRLASQYGFVKVGEQWDEEDGLEYCYERPAVLDPAAS; this is encoded by the coding sequence GTGACTGATGATCCCGCGCCACGCGTACGCATCGTGCATCTGACCCTGCCTGTCTTTCGAGCTCTCGCCGAAGGTGACCTCGCGGCGGCCAACGCCGCCGGCCCGGTGCCGGCTTCCGCCTATCTCGCCGGCCCGGAGTGCCGCCCGGTGTGGGCGATGCGGGTCCGGCAGTGCGAGACCGATCCGGCGAGCGCCGGCTGGGTGACCGGCATCATCTGGGACGAGGAGCGCACCCTCGCGGTGGGCCGGGCCGGCTTCCACGAGCCGCCGGACGGATCTGGCATGGTGGAGATCGGGTACGCGGTGGATCCGGCACACCGTCGGCGCGGTTACGCGCGGGCCGCGCTGGAAGCGCTGTTGCAGCGCGCCGCCGCCGATCCGCACATTCATCGGGTACGCGTGAGCATCAGCCCCGGCAACGAGCCGTCCTACCGGCTGGCCTCCCAGTACGGGTTCGTCAAGGTCGGCGAACAATGGGATGAGGAGGACGGTCTGGAGTACTGCTACGAGCGACCGGCTGTCCTTGATCCGGCTGCATCGTGA
- a CDS encoding FAD-dependent monooxygenase — translation MGDKPLSVAVIGGGIGGLTAAFCLLRAGFDVHVYEQAGRLSEVGAGIQVSPNASRLLHRLGLADALAATGVKPLAWHQRRWDDGRTLLRAPLAEALEATYGFPHYQMHRADLLAALAAELPASRVHTGHRLTGFTARADAISVTFANGRSADVGVLVGADGIHSAVRQGLFGADRARFTGCVAYRGVVPADRLRHLELEVTAQIWLGPGQHFVHYFISGKRLVNFVAVIEQDRWTRESWTDRGSIADALGAYQGWHPQVREIIGAADETYVWALFDRPPLPRWSAGRVTLLGDAAHAMLPFMAQGAAQAIEDGATLAECLRQDRAVEAALRRYEGERLARTSRLQEMSAGNKTRFHLPDGPAQRDRDRQLAAGGQAWSFNGLGWVYEHDAALLNRDRDDQQMSIGSAANGRPT, via the coding sequence ATGGGGGACAAGCCGCTGTCGGTCGCGGTCATCGGTGGTGGGATCGGTGGGCTGACCGCCGCGTTTTGCCTGCTGCGGGCCGGGTTCGACGTCCACGTCTACGAACAGGCCGGCCGGCTCTCCGAGGTCGGCGCCGGCATCCAGGTCAGCCCGAACGCGTCGCGCCTGCTGCACCGGCTCGGCCTGGCCGACGCGCTAGCGGCCACCGGTGTAAAGCCACTGGCGTGGCATCAGCGCCGCTGGGACGACGGCCGCACGCTGCTGCGGGCGCCGCTCGCCGAGGCCTTGGAGGCGACGTACGGGTTTCCGCACTACCAGATGCACCGGGCCGACCTGCTCGCCGCCCTGGCCGCGGAACTGCCCGCGTCCCGGGTGCACACCGGGCACCGGTTGACCGGGTTCACTGCTCGCGCCGACGCAATCTCCGTCACCTTCGCGAACGGGCGGTCGGCCGACGTCGGCGTGCTGGTGGGTGCGGACGGCATCCATTCCGCGGTGCGCCAGGGGCTGTTCGGTGCTGACCGGGCACGGTTCACCGGCTGTGTGGCGTACCGGGGTGTGGTGCCGGCGGATCGGCTGCGGCATCTGGAGCTGGAGGTCACTGCGCAGATCTGGCTCGGGCCGGGGCAGCACTTCGTGCACTACTTCATCAGCGGGAAGCGGCTCGTCAACTTCGTGGCGGTGATCGAGCAGGACCGGTGGACGCGGGAGTCGTGGACCGACCGGGGATCGATCGCGGACGCGCTGGGCGCGTACCAGGGCTGGCATCCGCAGGTCCGGGAGATCATCGGGGCGGCCGATGAGACGTACGTGTGGGCGCTCTTCGACCGTCCGCCGCTGCCCCGGTGGTCGGCTGGGCGGGTCACCCTGCTCGGCGACGCGGCGCACGCCATGCTGCCGTTCATGGCGCAGGGTGCGGCGCAGGCCATCGAGGACGGGGCGACGCTCGCGGAGTGCCTGCGGCAGGACCGGGCCGTGGAGGCGGCGCTCCGGCGTTATGAAGGGGAGCGCTTGGCCCGTACGTCGCGGTTGCAGGAGATGTCGGCAGGCAACAAGACCCGGTTCCACCTGCCGGACGGGCCCGCGCAGCGGGACCGGGACCGGCAGCTGGCCGCCGGCGGGCAGGCCTGGTCCTTCAACGGGCTCGGCTGGGTGTACGAGCACGACGCGGCGTTGCTGAATCGGGACCGTGACGATCAACAGATGTCGATAGGATCAGCGGCGAACGGTCGGCCGACATAG
- a CDS encoding ABC transporter substrate-binding protein, producing the protein MRRRPVLAVLAALLLAVTACGGSDDEPEATASGQLDKVNVGVIAIVDVAPIYLGQAKGIFRDKGIDLTLTTAQGGAAIVPGVLSGQFQFGFSNTVSLLIAQTQKVPIKVVANGNNSTGEDGKDFGALYVKADSPIKSPKDLAGKTVAANTLKNIVETSVKASVKKDGGDAAAVKFTELAFPDQVPALEAGRVDAIFVVEPFQQSAIAAGARRIASSYVDTAPNLTVAMYFTSQKLIAENQDLVTRFTEAIKESLAYADGHQDEVREVLGSYTKIPPETRDALILPRWPAEINRASVDTLAQLVVTDGLVKEQPDVAALLP; encoded by the coding sequence ATGCGACGACGCCCTGTTCTCGCGGTTCTCGCCGCGCTGCTCCTCGCTGTCACCGCCTGCGGCGGATCGGATGACGAACCCGAGGCCACCGCCTCGGGCCAGCTCGACAAGGTCAACGTCGGTGTCATCGCCATCGTCGACGTCGCCCCGATCTATCTCGGTCAGGCCAAGGGGATCTTCCGCGACAAAGGCATCGACCTGACACTGACCACCGCCCAGGGCGGCGCGGCCATCGTGCCGGGCGTGCTCAGCGGCCAGTTCCAGTTCGGCTTCAGCAACACCGTCTCGCTGCTGATCGCCCAGACCCAGAAGGTGCCGATCAAAGTCGTCGCCAACGGCAACAACTCGACCGGCGAGGACGGCAAGGACTTCGGCGCGCTGTATGTGAAGGCGGACAGCCCGATCAAGTCGCCGAAGGATCTCGCCGGCAAGACGGTCGCGGCCAACACGCTGAAGAACATCGTCGAGACCAGCGTCAAGGCGTCGGTGAAGAAGGACGGTGGCGACGCCGCAGCGGTGAAATTCACCGAGCTGGCCTTCCCCGACCAGGTGCCCGCGCTGGAAGCCGGGCGGGTCGACGCGATCTTCGTGGTCGAGCCGTTCCAGCAGTCGGCCATCGCGGCGGGGGCCCGGCGGATCGCGTCGAGCTACGTCGACACCGCGCCGAACCTCACCGTCGCGATGTATTTCACCTCGCAGAAACTGATCGCGGAGAACCAGGACCTGGTCACCCGGTTCACCGAGGCGATCAAGGAGTCGCTGGCGTACGCGGACGGGCATCAGGACGAGGTCCGGGAGGTGCTCGGGTCGTACACGAAGATCCCACCGGAGACCCGGGACGCGCTGATCCTGCCCCGCTGGCCCGCCGAGATCAACCGGGCGTCGGTGGACACCCTGGCCCAGCTCGTCGTGACCGACGGCCTCGTCAAGGAGCAGCCGGACGTGGCAGCGCTGTTGCCCTGA
- a CDS encoding class I SAM-dependent methyltransferase has product MTTPDYDELYRGGGDGLPWEIDAVQPALVPVLGEVTGPKVLDLGCGTGELAIALARRGHQVTAVDISEVAIDQARAKAGKAEAGKPKVGKAEPGKGEAEKAEAGKAAAARGKAGATAAGLDIDFVVQDATRLRLPQAPFNAIFDSGLLHNLHRYGGADDYLAQLPGLAAPEAELFLLAVSAKAGPGWTLTENHLRRFFEEHWTVTHLDDVEITAQVDGEALKLPGYLVRATALPRPAAP; this is encoded by the coding sequence ATGACCACACCCGACTACGACGAGTTGTATCGCGGCGGTGGAGACGGTCTGCCCTGGGAGATCGACGCTGTCCAGCCGGCCCTGGTCCCGGTGCTCGGCGAGGTGACCGGCCCGAAGGTGCTCGACCTGGGCTGCGGCACCGGCGAACTCGCCATCGCGCTGGCCAGGCGCGGCCACCAGGTCACAGCGGTCGACATCTCCGAGGTCGCCATCGACCAGGCAAGGGCCAAGGCGGGAAAGGCCGAGGCGGGGAAGCCCAAGGTGGGTAAGGCCGAACCAGGAAAGGGCGAGGCGGAGAAGGCCGAGGCGGGAAAGGCCGCTGCCGCCAGGGGGAAGGCGGGCGCGACGGCCGCCGGCCTCGATATCGACTTCGTGGTTCAGGACGCCACCCGGCTGCGGCTGCCGCAGGCGCCGTTCAACGCGATCTTCGACTCCGGCCTGCTGCACAACCTGCACCGCTACGGCGGCGCCGACGACTACCTCGCGCAGCTGCCCGGTCTGGCTGCGCCGGAGGCCGAGCTCTTCCTGCTCGCGGTCTCGGCGAAGGCCGGCCCGGGCTGGACCCTCACCGAGAACCACCTGAGGCGGTTTTTCGAGGAGCACTGGACCGTCACCCACCTCGACGACGTGGAGATCACCGCGCAGGTCGACGGCGAGGCCTTGAAACTGCCCGGTTACCTGGTCAGGGCAACAGCGCTGCCACGTCCGGCTGCTCCTTGA
- a CDS encoding LacI family DNA-binding transcriptional regulator translates to MQSERLPTLEDVARVAGVSRSTVSRVINGIRNVDPQLHEQVWNAVDQTGYVPNLLARSLVTRRTGTVALVVSDSETHDDDPFMSRFFSDPYFGRVVGGLMSVLRPLGVQLALRMVGAAGHKQLVGDLRNGQADGAVVLSLPAHDPLPGMLADARIPAVLIGRPASPVPISYVDLANETGAALAAERLVARGCRQIAMISGPADVPASVDRDSGFRRALARHGHAWVPQEVGNFTQDSGAAAMRALLAAQPNLDGVFAANDLMALGALLTLRDAGRHVPDDVAVIGFDDSSAAVAARPALTTVRHPLEDMAAEAARLLLTRLDDPAARIASVIYEPTLVLRQTA, encoded by the coding sequence ATGCAGAGTGAGCGGCTGCCCACGCTCGAGGACGTGGCGCGCGTGGCAGGCGTCTCCCGGTCGACGGTCTCCCGCGTCATCAACGGGATCCGCAACGTCGACCCGCAGCTCCACGAGCAGGTGTGGAACGCGGTCGACCAGACGGGGTATGTGCCTAATCTCCTGGCCCGTTCCCTGGTCACCCGGCGCACCGGCACCGTCGCGCTGGTCGTCTCCGACTCCGAGACGCACGACGACGACCCGTTCATGAGCCGCTTCTTCTCGGATCCGTATTTCGGTCGCGTCGTCGGCGGCCTGATGAGCGTGCTGCGCCCGCTCGGCGTCCAGCTGGCGCTGCGCATGGTCGGCGCCGCCGGCCACAAACAGCTCGTCGGCGACCTGCGCAACGGCCAGGCCGACGGCGCTGTGGTGCTTTCCCTGCCGGCCCACGACCCGCTGCCCGGCATGCTGGCCGACGCCCGCATTCCCGCCGTGCTGATCGGCCGTCCGGCCTCCCCGGTCCCGATCAGCTACGTCGACCTGGCCAACGAGACCGGCGCCGCGCTGGCAGCCGAACGCCTCGTCGCCCGCGGCTGCCGCCAGATCGCCATGATCTCCGGCCCGGCGGATGTGCCGGCCAGCGTCGACCGCGACTCCGGCTTCCGCCGCGCCCTGGCCCGCCACGGCCACGCCTGGGTGCCCCAGGAGGTAGGAAACTTCACCCAGGACAGCGGCGCCGCAGCGATGCGCGCCCTGCTGGCGGCCCAGCCGAATCTCGACGGAGTCTTCGCAGCAAACGACCTGATGGCGCTCGGCGCCCTACTCACCCTGCGCGACGCCGGCCGCCACGTCCCGGACGACGTAGCCGTAATCGGCTTCGACGACAGCAGCGCGGCGGTGGCCGCCCGCCCAGCCCTCACCACGGTCCGCCACCCTTTGGAAGACATGGCCGCCGAGGCCGCACGCCTCCTGCTGACCAGGCTGGACGACCCTGCGGCCCGCATCGCCTCAGTCATCTACGAGCCCACGCTGGTCCTCCGCCAGACCGCCTGA
- a CDS encoding DUF1996 domain-containing protein, which yields MRKRILAPVCAVLLAGALALVGNQSAQAADTLLSQGRPALASSLENGESPAIAAFDGRADTRWGSQWADPQWIRVDLGATAAITQVKLVWETAYAKAFQIQTSPDGNAWSTIYSTTTATGGTQTLTVSGNGRYVRMYGTQRGTGYGYSLYEFQVFGTSSATPQPTGGAGYVNANPPVTGVVPSTAIPPAMNPPVTHREFQANCSVSRSNLNDDPIVFPNLPGASHSHTFMGNRTTNANSTLQSLQAGGTSCITPGDKTGYWMPTLLNGNTAVQPDGPQVIYYKSGVIDYRSVRPFPPGLRYVVGSPTATLDEFRYAPGAVEGFECGNSAFNWDIPANCPAGTQLNVRYQAPSCWNGLHLDTPDHKSHMSYPVNGVCPASHPVAVPMIEFKMAWPVSGDMSQVRFSSGRGYSFHYDVYNVWDPAVLAALVRHCINGGLQCNPRGFDLYKPERGAALNENYELPA from the coding sequence ATGCGAAAACGAATCCTGGCGCCGGTGTGCGCCGTCCTGCTGGCCGGCGCCCTGGCGCTCGTCGGCAACCAGTCCGCGCAGGCGGCGGACACCCTGCTCTCCCAGGGCCGGCCCGCCCTCGCCAGCTCCCTGGAGAACGGCGAGTCACCCGCTATCGCCGCCTTCGACGGCCGCGCCGACACCCGCTGGGGCAGCCAGTGGGCCGATCCGCAATGGATCCGCGTCGACCTCGGCGCCACCGCCGCGATCACCCAGGTGAAGCTGGTGTGGGAGACGGCGTACGCGAAGGCTTTCCAGATCCAGACCTCGCCCGACGGCAACGCCTGGTCGACCATCTACAGCACGACCACCGCGACCGGCGGCACCCAGACCCTGACCGTCAGCGGCAACGGCCGGTACGTGCGGATGTACGGCACCCAGCGCGGCACCGGCTACGGCTACTCCCTGTACGAGTTCCAGGTCTTCGGCACCTCGTCAGCCACCCCGCAGCCCACCGGCGGGGCCGGCTACGTCAACGCGAATCCGCCGGTGACCGGCGTCGTCCCGTCCACGGCGATCCCGCCCGCGATGAACCCGCCGGTCACCCACCGCGAGTTCCAGGCGAACTGTTCGGTGAGCCGCTCGAACCTGAACGACGACCCGATCGTCTTCCCGAACCTGCCGGGCGCCTCGCACTCGCACACGTTCATGGGCAACCGCACCACGAACGCCAACTCCACGCTGCAGAGTCTGCAGGCCGGTGGCACGTCGTGCATCACGCCCGGTGACAAGACCGGCTACTGGATGCCGACGCTGCTCAACGGCAACACCGCCGTGCAACCGGACGGACCGCAGGTCATCTACTACAAGAGCGGCGTGATCGACTACCGCAGCGTCCGGCCGTTCCCGCCGGGTCTGCGATACGTGGTCGGCAGCCCGACCGCGACGCTCGACGAATTCCGGTACGCGCCGGGCGCGGTCGAGGGCTTCGAGTGCGGCAACAGCGCCTTCAACTGGGACATCCCGGCGAACTGTCCGGCCGGCACCCAGCTGAACGTCCGCTACCAGGCGCCGAGCTGCTGGAACGGGCTGCACCTGGACACGCCGGATCACAAGAGCCACATGTCGTACCCGGTCAACGGCGTCTGCCCGGCGTCGCACCCGGTCGCCGTGCCGATGATCGAGTTCAAGATGGCCTGGCCGGTCAGCGGGGACATGTCGCAGGTCCGGTTCTCCAGCGGGCGCGGGTACTCGTTCCACTACGACGTCTACAACGTCTGGGACCCGGCTGTGCTGGCGGCGCTGGTCCGGCACTGCATCAACGGCGGGCTGCAGTGCAACCCGCGGGGCTTCGACCTCTACAAGCCGGAGCGCGGCGCGGCCCTGAACGAGAACTACGAATTGCCCGCATAG
- a CDS encoding DUF305 domain-containing protein — translation MNANPRILLACAATFALFGCASPAPTAPSPGPAASSALSAAFGGTDRSWIEINIAMDEELLPLLSMAATNSADSAVQQLAVQVRAVIDDELSTLRQLHAEAGLPAENPHKGMPMPGLVTPSQLAEAGGQRGPRFDETLRECLRAHLEQSLQLAGSERTAGSEPRTVALAERISTSREKFLQSLD, via the coding sequence GTGAATGCGAATCCCCGGATCCTTCTCGCATGCGCCGCCACCTTCGCGCTGTTCGGATGCGCTTCCCCTGCTCCCACGGCGCCGTCGCCCGGCCCCGCCGCCTCCTCCGCGCTCTCGGCCGCGTTCGGCGGCACCGACCGCTCATGGATCGAGATCAACATCGCGATGGACGAGGAGTTGCTGCCGCTGCTCTCAATGGCCGCCACGAACAGCGCCGATTCCGCGGTTCAGCAGCTCGCTGTGCAGGTCAGGGCGGTCATCGACGATGAGCTGAGCACGTTGCGGCAGCTGCACGCCGAGGCCGGGCTGCCCGCGGAGAACCCGCACAAGGGCATGCCGATGCCCGGCCTGGTGACACCCTCCCAGCTCGCCGAGGCCGGCGGGCAGCGTGGCCCGCGATTCGACGAGACTCTGCGCGAATGCCTCCGGGCGCACCTGGAGCAGAGCCTCCAGTTGGCCGGCAGCGAACGTACGGCCGGGAGCGAACCACGCACAGTTGCGCTCGCGGAACGCATTTCCACGAGCCGCGAGAAGTTTCTGCAATCGCTCGATTAA